One Flexivirga aerilata DNA segment encodes these proteins:
- a CDS encoding 3-oxoacyl-ACP reductase, translating to MTGRLDGKTAVVTGGCSGIGLATVRRFAEEGARVVIGDVDDDSGKQVADEVDGLFVHCDVTDKAEVDALFAAAKSAFGSVDVAFNNAGISPPEDDSILTTELEAWRKVQEVNLTSVYLCCKAALPYMIEQQHGSIINTASFVAVLGAATSQISYTASKGGVLALSRELGVQFAREGVRVNAVCPGPVNTPLLQELFAKDPERAQRRLVHVPVGRFGEPEEIANAVVFLASDESSFVTATDFMVDGGISAAYVTPL from the coding sequence ATGACAGGACGGCTCGACGGCAAGACGGCGGTGGTGACCGGTGGGTGTTCCGGCATCGGCCTCGCAACGGTGCGGCGGTTTGCCGAAGAGGGCGCCCGCGTCGTCATCGGCGATGTCGACGACGACAGCGGCAAGCAGGTCGCCGACGAGGTCGACGGCCTCTTCGTGCACTGCGATGTCACCGACAAGGCCGAGGTCGATGCGCTCTTCGCTGCGGCGAAGAGCGCGTTCGGCAGCGTCGACGTCGCGTTCAACAACGCCGGCATCTCGCCGCCCGAGGACGATTCGATCCTCACCACCGAGCTCGAGGCGTGGCGCAAGGTGCAGGAGGTCAACCTCACCAGCGTCTACCTGTGCTGCAAGGCCGCACTGCCCTACATGATCGAGCAGCAGCACGGCTCGATCATCAACACGGCATCCTTCGTCGCGGTGCTGGGTGCGGCGACCTCGCAGATCTCCTACACGGCCAGCAAGGGCGGGGTGCTCGCCCTGTCGAGGGAGCTCGGGGTGCAGTTCGCCCGCGAGGGCGTGCGGGTCAATGCGGTGTGCCCCGGACCGGTGAATACCCCTTTGTTGCAAGAGCTTTTCGCCAAAGACCCGGAGCGGGCGCAACGCCGCCTGGTGCACGTGCCGGTCGGGCGCTTCGGCGAGCCCGAGGAGATCGCCAACGCGGTCGTCTTCCTCGCGTCGGACGAGTCGAGCTTCGTCACGGCCACCGACTTCATGGTCGACGGGGGCATCTCGGCCGCCTACGTCACGCCGTTGTGA
- a CDS encoding gamma-glutamyl-gamma-aminobutyrate hydrolase family protein yields MAAVVGITAYAEPITRGFWPTERATFVTQPYIDKVYAAGGLPLVVPPRVGNGADWAHAVLDRLDALIIGGGADLDPQHYQADPHPLVQEYRPDRDDSELALVRAAVERDLPLLGICRGMQVMAVAAGGSLDQHVPDRVGHYRHSPTVGQFGSHPVRTRSETRLRALLGEHLSCPTYHHQSVLTHPSYEPAADADDGVLEAIEAPDARWRFGVQWHPEVGEDPRLFDALVAAAR; encoded by the coding sequence ATGGCTGCCGTCGTCGGGATCACCGCCTACGCGGAGCCGATCACCCGCGGGTTCTGGCCGACCGAACGGGCGACGTTCGTGACCCAGCCCTACATCGACAAGGTGTATGCCGCAGGCGGGCTCCCGCTCGTCGTGCCGCCTCGGGTGGGGAACGGCGCCGACTGGGCGCATGCGGTGCTCGATCGGCTCGACGCGCTGATCATCGGTGGCGGAGCCGACCTCGATCCGCAGCACTACCAGGCGGACCCGCACCCGCTCGTGCAGGAATACCGACCCGATCGCGACGACAGCGAACTGGCACTGGTGCGCGCCGCGGTGGAGCGGGACCTCCCGCTGCTCGGCATCTGTCGTGGCATGCAGGTGATGGCGGTCGCGGCCGGCGGCTCGCTCGACCAACATGTGCCGGATCGTGTTGGCCACTATCGACATTCGCCGACAGTGGGTCAGTTCGGCAGCCACCCGGTGCGCACTCGCAGCGAGACCCGGTTGCGTGCGTTGCTCGGCGAGCACCTCAGCTGTCCGACCTATCACCACCAGAGCGTGCTCACCCACCCGTCATACGAGCCGGCGGCGGATGCCGACGACGGTGTGCTGGAAGCGATCGAGGCGCCCGACGCCCGATGGCGCTTCGGGGTGCAGTGGCACCCGGAGGTCGGTGAGGACCCGCGACTGTTCGACGCGTTGGTCGCGGCAGCCCGCTGA
- a CDS encoding GNAT family N-acetyltransferase, with translation MNPRIAVLTASDAAALAPAVFRLYDEVFGDAESFESWREQMFDRHRARDGFRLATATADTALAGFAWGYVGQRGQFWSDLVERTLPPEATSGWIGDHFEFVELAVDPGHRGGGLGRRLHDALLDGLTGRALLGTTSDPADPAVRLYRSAGWRTLGLLDPARQVMGRELP, from the coding sequence GTGAACCCGCGTATCGCCGTGCTGACCGCGTCCGACGCCGCGGCCCTGGCGCCTGCGGTGTTCCGCCTCTACGACGAGGTGTTCGGCGACGCCGAGAGCTTCGAGTCGTGGCGCGAGCAGATGTTCGACCGGCATCGTGCCCGCGACGGCTTCCGGCTGGCGACGGCCACCGCGGACACCGCGCTGGCCGGCTTCGCGTGGGGGTATGTCGGGCAGCGCGGCCAGTTCTGGAGCGACCTGGTCGAGCGGACGCTGCCGCCCGAGGCGACGAGCGGCTGGATCGGCGACCACTTCGAGTTCGTCGAGCTCGCCGTCGATCCCGGCCATCGCGGTGGCGGGCTCGGACGCCGCCTCCACGACGCGCTCCTCGACGGGCTCACCGGACGAGCGCTGCTCGGCACCACGAGCGATCCGGCCGACCCGGCAGTGCGGCTCTATCGGTCTGCCGGCTGGCGCACGCTCGGCCTGCTCGATCCGGCGCGCCAGGTGATGGGCCGCGAACTGCCCTGA
- a CDS encoding nicotinate phosphoribosyltransferase encodes MTTPPGVSTALLTDQYELTMLSAALKDGTAHRRSVFETFGRRLPDGRRYGVVAGTGRLLDALADFRFGDAELADLRERGVVDEPTLDWLADYRFTGDIWGYAEGDVYFPGSPMLIVESTFAEGVVLETLVLSILNHDSAIASAASRMTAAAEDRPCIEMGSRRTHEDAAVAAARAAYIAGFATTSNLEAGRRYGVPTTGTSAHSFTLLHDDERAAFQSQVDALGVGTTLLVDTYDVTNAVKLAVEVAGTELGGVRLDSGDLLQQAREVRAQLDSLGATKTKIVVTSDLDEFAIAALQAGPVDGYGVGTQLVTGSGAPTAGLVYKLVAREDSTGQMQGVAKKSKDKTSVGGRKYALRRRNARGTAEAELIGIGTRPEDDGDDRQLLVPLVKDGDRVFHGTLDDARKLHSSARDELPPTARQMSRGEPVIPTVYED; translated from the coding sequence GTGACGACACCACCGGGCGTGTCCACCGCCCTGCTCACCGACCAGTACGAGCTGACCATGCTCAGCGCCGCCCTCAAGGACGGCACGGCGCACCGCCGCAGCGTGTTCGAGACATTCGGGCGCCGGCTGCCCGACGGGCGCCGCTACGGCGTGGTCGCCGGCACCGGCCGGCTGCTGGACGCGCTGGCCGACTTCCGCTTCGGCGACGCCGAGCTCGCCGACCTGCGTGAGCGCGGCGTGGTGGACGAGCCGACACTCGACTGGCTGGCCGACTACCGCTTCACCGGCGACATCTGGGGCTACGCCGAGGGCGACGTCTACTTCCCCGGGTCGCCGATGCTGATCGTCGAGTCCACCTTCGCCGAGGGGGTCGTGCTGGAGACGCTCGTGCTGTCGATCCTCAACCACGACAGCGCGATCGCGTCGGCGGCTTCCCGTATGACGGCAGCTGCGGAGGATCGGCCGTGCATCGAGATGGGCTCTCGTCGTACCCATGAGGACGCGGCCGTCGCGGCGGCCCGGGCGGCATACATCGCCGGCTTCGCGACCACCTCCAACCTGGAGGCCGGCCGCCGCTACGGCGTGCCGACGACCGGCACGTCGGCGCACTCGTTCACGCTGCTGCACGACGACGAACGCGCCGCGTTCCAGTCGCAGGTGGACGCGCTCGGGGTCGGCACCACGTTGCTGGTCGACACCTATGACGTGACCAACGCGGTCAAGCTCGCCGTGGAGGTCGCGGGCACCGAGCTCGGCGGTGTGCGCCTGGACTCGGGCGACCTGCTGCAACAGGCGCGGGAGGTGCGGGCCCAACTCGACAGCCTCGGCGCCACCAAGACCAAGATCGTCGTCACGTCCGATCTCGACGAGTTCGCGATCGCGGCGCTGCAGGCCGGCCCGGTCGACGGCTACGGCGTCGGCACCCAGTTGGTGACCGGATCCGGCGCTCCCACAGCGGGATTGGTCTACAAGCTGGTCGCCCGCGAGGACTCCACCGGCCAGATGCAGGGCGTCGCCAAGAAGAGCAAGGACAAGACCTCCGTCGGCGGCCGCAAATATGCCCTGCGCCGCCGCAACGCGCGGGGCACCGCCGAGGCCGAGCTGATCGGCATCGGCACCCGCCCCGAGGACGACGGCGACGACCGCCAGCTGCTCGTCCCGCTGGTCAAGGACGGCGACCGGGTCTTCCACGGCACCCTCGACGACGCCCGCAAGCTGCACTCCTCCGCCCGCGACGAGCTGCCGCCCACCGCGCGCCAGATGTCCCGCGGCGAGCCGGTGATCCCGACGGTCTACGAGGACTGA
- the clpS gene encoding ATP-dependent Clp protease adapter ClpS, translated as MSVAPPEHASPDVELDTDAEQQLDQPWVTIVWNDPVNLMSYVSWVFQNYFGYSQAKAEKLMMSVHRDGKAAVSHGPRERMETDTEAMHGYGLWATFEKDV; from the coding sequence GTGTCCGTTGCGCCCCCCGAGCATGCCTCGCCCGACGTCGAACTCGACACCGACGCCGAGCAACAGCTCGACCAGCCGTGGGTCACGATCGTCTGGAACGACCCGGTCAACCTGATGTCCTACGTCTCGTGGGTGTTCCAGAACTACTTCGGTTACTCGCAGGCCAAGGCCGAGAAGCTGATGATGAGCGTGCATCGCGACGGCAAGGCGGCCGTCTCCCACGGCCCCCGCGAACGCATGGAGACCGACACCGAGGCGATGCACGGCTACGGACTGTGGGCCACCTTCGAAAAGGACGTATGA
- a CDS encoding DUF2017 domain-containing protein: MATPFKRKGSRVVAKMAPEEREVVSELLTQTRQLVAPDDGTTGDPVEDMMASIGRTADPDELASRDPALARLLPDGHREDAEVASEFRSLTEHGLRQRKAANLSTAITALDTTRGDKLELDLGQAQALLIALTDVRLALGERLELRTDDDGDRLQHDIAEAGDAVGEDPRLLTGLYYDFLTWMQESLAHALL; encoded by the coding sequence GTGGCAACCCCCTTCAAACGCAAGGGTTCTCGCGTCGTGGCCAAGATGGCGCCCGAGGAACGCGAGGTGGTCAGCGAGCTGCTGACCCAGACCCGGCAGCTCGTCGCACCCGACGACGGCACGACCGGTGACCCGGTCGAGGACATGATGGCGTCGATCGGCCGCACGGCCGACCCCGACGAGCTCGCGTCCCGCGACCCGGCGCTGGCCCGACTGCTGCCGGACGGTCACCGGGAGGACGCCGAGGTCGCCTCGGAGTTCCGGTCGCTCACCGAGCACGGCCTGCGGCAGCGCAAGGCGGCCAACCTGTCCACCGCGATCACCGCCCTCGACACCACGCGCGGCGACAAGCTGGAGCTCGACCTCGGGCAGGCCCAGGCTCTGCTCATCGCGCTCACCGATGTGCGGCTGGCGCTGGGGGAGCGGCTGGAGCTGCGCACCGACGACGACGGCGACCGCCTGCAGCACGACATCGCCGAGGCCGGCGACGCGGTCGGGGAGGACCCGAGGTTGCTGACCGGGCTCTACTACGACTTCCTCACCTGGATGCAGGAGTCGCTCGCGCACGCGCTGCTGTAG
- the gltX gene encoding glutamate--tRNA ligase gives MSTATPAPARKPRLRVAPSPTGDPHVGTAYVSIFDLAFARQQGGSFILRIEDTDRTRFQADSEQQLYDTLHWLGLGWDEGPDKGGPFAPYKQSERLETYKPYAEQLLADGHAYLCWCSSERLAEMREMQQKTKQPTGYDRMCLGMTREERSKLPGFTETPVVRMLIPDDVPLEFDDLIMGRTKAPKPDDQVIVKADGYPTYHLAVVVDDHLMEITHVVRGQEWISSTPKHLLLFTWLGWQAPEFAHIPLLRDEKKAKISKRKSPWAKLTWFKDEGYVPEALVNFLALQGHPPIIEDDASEREVFSFEEFSKNFAWHKINPAGAVFNLDKLNWLNAHYIRELSEQDLTARLLPFLQRDGVLPENPSLPQFGRLGAIVPLIQTRINLLTEATPLVAPFFVDDDKLEIADDARKQLKESAPQVLDAAIAALEPISGAIGNPDGSGREWTADRLEEALRAAIVDGLGIKPRLAFGPIRTAISGQRISPPLFESMEILGKASTMRRLQALRDSL, from the coding sequence ATGAGCACCGCTACGCCCGCACCCGCCCGCAAGCCCCGCCTGCGCGTCGCGCCGTCGCCCACCGGCGACCCGCACGTCGGCACGGCATACGTCTCGATCTTCGACCTGGCGTTCGCCCGGCAGCAGGGTGGCAGCTTCATCCTGCGCATCGAGGACACCGACCGGACGCGGTTCCAGGCCGACAGCGAGCAGCAGCTCTACGACACGCTGCACTGGCTCGGGCTGGGCTGGGACGAGGGCCCCGACAAGGGCGGGCCGTTCGCGCCCTACAAGCAGTCCGAGCGGCTCGAGACCTACAAGCCGTATGCCGAGCAGCTGCTCGCCGACGGTCACGCCTACCTGTGCTGGTGCTCCAGCGAGCGCCTCGCCGAGATGCGCGAGATGCAGCAGAAGACCAAGCAGCCCACCGGCTACGACCGGATGTGCCTCGGCATGACGCGCGAAGAGCGCTCCAAACTCCCGGGATTCACCGAGACCCCGGTGGTGCGCATGCTGATCCCGGACGACGTGCCGCTGGAGTTCGACGACCTGATCATGGGCCGCACCAAGGCGCCGAAGCCGGACGACCAGGTGATCGTGAAGGCCGACGGCTACCCGACCTACCACCTGGCCGTCGTGGTCGACGACCACCTGATGGAGATCACGCACGTGGTGCGCGGGCAGGAGTGGATCTCGTCCACGCCCAAGCACCTGCTGCTCTTCACCTGGCTCGGCTGGCAGGCCCCGGAGTTTGCGCACATCCCGCTGCTGCGGGACGAGAAGAAGGCGAAGATCTCCAAGCGCAAGAGCCCGTGGGCCAAGCTCACCTGGTTCAAGGACGAGGGCTACGTGCCGGAAGCGCTCGTCAATTTCCTTGCGCTGCAAGGCCACCCGCCGATCATCGAGGACGATGCGTCCGAGCGGGAGGTCTTCAGCTTCGAGGAGTTCAGCAAGAATTTTGCCTGGCACAAGATCAACCCGGCGGGTGCGGTGTTCAACCTCGACAAACTCAACTGGCTCAACGCGCATTACATCCGCGAGTTGTCCGAGCAGGACCTCACGGCGCGGTTGCTGCCCTTCCTGCAGCGTGACGGCGTGCTCCCGGAGAACCCGTCGTTGCCGCAGTTCGGCCGGCTGGGCGCGATCGTGCCGCTGATCCAGACGCGCATCAACCTGCTGACCGAGGCCACCCCGCTGGTGGCACCGTTCTTCGTCGACGACGACAAGCTCGAGATAGCCGATGACGCGCGAAAGCAGTTGAAGGAGAGCGCTCCTCAGGTGCTGGATGCGGCGATCGCCGCGCTCGAGCCGATCAGCGGCGCCATCGGCAACCCGGACGGTTCCGGGCGCGAGTGGACCGCCGACCGCCTCGAGGAGGCGCTGCGCGCCGCGATCGTCGACGGCCTCGGCATCAAGCCGCGGCTGGCGTTCGGGCCCATCCGCACCGCGATCTCCGGGCAGCGCATCTCACCGCCGCTCTTCGAGTCGATGGAGATCCTCGGCAAGGCCTCCACGATGCGACGGCTGCAGGCGCTGCGCGACTCGCTGTGA
- a CDS encoding HAD-IA family hydrolase gives MTLGVHAVLVDIDDTLLDTTAAMIGAGEVAMAAVWPDESDVWRQAAARRFRSDPGGFFKRYTAGELDFEEMRAARLAEVAATQGRSLPDGAIDSYETAFRPAFLARQRVYDDVLPFLDACAAAGLRFGALTNSSAAATQSKLAALGLEGRLGPVVTRDTLGVGKPDPAVFRHAVAALGSDPSRTAYIGDEYEADVLGPARAGLQPIWLRRPRHTEVGQAPDAAIPDAQAPGDVPLITGLDQLRPTPDGVAVLDLGRTAPAR, from the coding sequence GTGACGTTGGGCGTCCACGCGGTGTTGGTGGACATCGACGACACGCTGCTCGACACCACGGCGGCGATGATCGGCGCCGGCGAGGTGGCGATGGCCGCGGTCTGGCCGGACGAGTCGGACGTATGGCGGCAGGCCGCGGCCCGCCGCTTCCGCAGTGACCCCGGCGGCTTCTTCAAGCGCTACACCGCGGGCGAGCTCGACTTCGAGGAGATGCGCGCGGCACGCCTCGCCGAAGTCGCTGCGACACAAGGGCGTTCGCTGCCCGATGGCGCGATCGACAGCTACGAGACGGCGTTCCGGCCGGCCTTCCTGGCGCGTCAGCGGGTCTACGACGACGTGCTGCCGTTCCTCGACGCCTGCGCCGCGGCCGGCCTGCGCTTCGGCGCGTTGACCAATTCGTCGGCGGCGGCGACGCAGTCGAAGCTCGCGGCTCTCGGGCTCGAAGGGCGGCTGGGACCGGTCGTCACCCGGGACACGCTCGGCGTCGGCAAGCCGGACCCTGCGGTCTTCCGGCACGCCGTCGCCGCGCTCGGCAGCGACCCGTCGCGCACGGCATACATCGGCGACGAGTACGAAGCGGACGTGCTCGGCCCGGCCCGCGCCGGGCTGCAGCCGATCTGGCTGCGCCGGCCCCGTCATACCGAGGTCGGACAGGCGCCCGACGCCGCGATCCCGGACGCGCAGGCGCCGGGCGATGTGCCGTTGATCACGGGACTGGACCAGCTGCGGCCGACGCCCGACGGTGTGGCGGTGCTCGATTTGGGCCGGACGGCACCTGCCCGGTAA
- a CDS encoding histone deacetylase, translating into MTDRLWYAAYGSNISPERLACYLGGGRPAGATRDYPGCRDTTPPDERVPLELPGAVFFGWQSPTWGGGVAFYDPDASGRALVTAYRVGADQLADIWAQEMHRQPGADLDLDLLVRHGSLVAGPGRYERLLVVDEYGSQPVVTFTFPPGHRPVENPPSLAYAETIVRGLEETHGLSADVAQGYVASLAPAA; encoded by the coding sequence ATGACCGATCGACTCTGGTACGCCGCGTACGGATCGAACATCTCGCCGGAGCGACTGGCCTGCTACCTCGGCGGCGGCCGGCCCGCCGGGGCGACGCGTGACTACCCCGGCTGCCGGGACACGACCCCACCGGACGAGCGCGTGCCCCTGGAGCTGCCCGGCGCCGTCTTCTTCGGCTGGCAGTCGCCCACCTGGGGCGGGGGAGTCGCCTTCTACGACCCCGACGCATCGGGGCGCGCGTTGGTGACGGCCTACCGGGTCGGGGCCGACCAGCTCGCCGACATCTGGGCGCAGGAGATGCACCGGCAGCCGGGAGCCGACCTCGATCTGGACCTCCTGGTGCGGCACGGCTCCCTCGTCGCGGGACCCGGCAGATACGAACGGCTGCTCGTGGTCGACGAATACGGGTCGCAGCCGGTGGTCACCTTCACCTTCCCGCCAGGGCATCGCCCGGTGGAGAATCCGCCGAGCCTCGCGTATGCCGAGACCATCGTGCGCGGGCTGGAGGAGACGCACGGTCTGTCGGCGGACGTCGCGCAGGGCTACGTCGCGTCCCTGGCTCCGGCGGCGTGA
- a CDS encoding MerR family transcriptional regulator produces MRISQLSDATGVPVPTLKFYLREGLLHPGEQTSRTQARYDESHAERVRLIRALSEAGGLSLARVRQVLDALGDPPSSRHHLLGAAQDALTPDGTTCDPEWSAFARGFVDRRGWQIRDDEPLIDLLGGQLHALAEAGIEVDDGAPLMAWADAAESIADADLSTVPDDPAAALRQVVVGTVLTDPVLATLRRLAQQHRSATLFEEK; encoded by the coding sequence ATGCGCATCTCCCAGCTCTCCGACGCGACCGGCGTGCCGGTGCCGACGCTGAAGTTCTACCTGCGCGAAGGGCTCCTGCATCCCGGCGAGCAGACCAGCCGCACCCAGGCGCGGTATGACGAGAGCCACGCCGAGCGGGTCCGCCTGATCCGGGCACTGAGCGAAGCGGGTGGGCTGAGCCTCGCGCGGGTGCGTCAGGTGCTCGACGCACTGGGCGACCCGCCATCCAGCCGGCACCACCTGCTCGGTGCGGCACAGGACGCGTTGACGCCGGACGGGACCACATGCGACCCCGAATGGTCAGCTTTCGCAAGGGGATTCGTCGATCGACGCGGCTGGCAGATCCGCGACGACGAACCACTCATCGACCTGCTGGGCGGGCAGCTGCACGCCCTCGCCGAGGCCGGCATCGAGGTCGACGACGGGGCGCCGCTCATGGCCTGGGCGGATGCCGCCGAGTCGATCGCGGATGCCGACCTGTCGACGGTCCCGGACGACCCGGCCGCGGCGCTGCGCCAGGTCGTCGTCGGGACGGTGCTCACCGACCCGGTGCTCGCCACCCTGCGGCGCCTCGCCCAACAGCACCGCAGCGCAACGCTTTTCGAGGAGAAGTAG
- a CDS encoding SRPBCC family protein, which yields MDSTGTTDAGERLEVARFIPFAAEQIFAVLTDPMGHVDIDASGMLQDAEGKPVTRAGDSFVVHMDREALGDLPMGRYDVTVTIETFEADRAISWSVLGTVRPGIGHTFGYRLEPVDGGTTVTSVYDWSTASAEWRTSGIFPVVSQAALRGTLGILERVVRRRTADPQQAQAVSV from the coding sequence ATGGACAGCACCGGGACCACCGACGCCGGCGAGCGGCTGGAGGTCGCGCGCTTCATCCCGTTCGCGGCAGAGCAGATCTTCGCGGTGCTGACCGACCCGATGGGGCACGTCGACATCGACGCCAGCGGCATGCTCCAGGACGCGGAGGGGAAGCCGGTGACACGGGCGGGCGACTCCTTCGTCGTCCACATGGACCGGGAGGCGCTCGGTGACCTGCCGATGGGCAGGTATGACGTGACCGTCACCATCGAGACCTTCGAGGCGGATCGGGCGATCAGTTGGTCGGTGCTCGGCACCGTGCGGCCGGGCATCGGGCACACCTTCGGCTACCGGCTCGAGCCCGTCGACGGCGGCACCACCGTCACGTCGGTCTACGACTGGTCGACGGCCAGTGCCGAGTGGCGGACCAGCGGCATCTTCCCGGTCGTGTCGCAGGCGGCGCTGCGCGGCACGCTGGGGATTCTGGAGCGAGTCGTCCGGCGGCGCACCGCCGATCCGCAGCAGGCTCAGGCGGTTTCGGTCTGA
- a CDS encoding IclR family transcriptional regulator → MDNSSGVGVLDKAAVVLSALEAGPSTLAQLVAHTGLARPTAHRLAVALEHHRLVARDMQGRFILGPRLAELASAAGEDRLLAAAGPVLGALRDHCGESAQLFRRQGDQRICVAAADRPMGLRDSIPVGATLSMQAGSAAQILLAWEEPDRLHRGLQGAKFTATMLSAVRRRGWSQSVSEREQGVASVSAPVRSPSGRVIAAVSISGPIERVSRQPGRLHAATVVAGANKLTEVLARAHAATQQPRQTETA, encoded by the coding sequence ATGGACAACTCTAGCGGAGTCGGCGTTCTCGACAAGGCCGCAGTCGTGCTGTCCGCCCTCGAGGCGGGTCCGTCGACACTTGCCCAGCTGGTGGCACACACCGGCCTGGCCCGTCCCACGGCGCACCGCCTGGCGGTCGCCCTGGAGCACCACCGGCTGGTGGCCCGCGACATGCAGGGGCGCTTCATCCTCGGCCCGCGCCTGGCCGAACTCGCCTCCGCCGCCGGCGAGGACCGCCTGCTCGCCGCCGCCGGTCCGGTGCTCGGCGCCCTGCGCGATCACTGCGGTGAGAGCGCCCAGTTGTTCCGCCGTCAGGGCGACCAGCGCATCTGCGTCGCCGCCGCCGACCGCCCCATGGGCCTGCGCGACTCCATCCCGGTCGGCGCCACCCTGTCGATGCAGGCCGGCTCCGCGGCACAGATCCTGCTGGCGTGGGAGGAGCCGGACCGGCTGCACCGGGGCCTGCAGGGCGCGAAGTTCACCGCGACCATGCTGTCGGCGGTCCGCCGGCGCGGCTGGTCGCAGAGCGTGAGCGAGCGCGAGCAGGGCGTCGCGTCGGTGTCCGCACCGGTGCGCAGCCCCTCCGGTCGGGTCATCGCCGCGGTGTCCATCTCCGGGCCGATCGAGCGCGTCTCACGCCAGCCCGGCCGCCTGCACGCCGCCACCGTGGTCGCCGGCGCCAACAAGCTCACCGAGGTGCTGGCGCGCGCCCACGCCGCCACCCAGCAGCCGCGTCAGACCGAAACCGCCTGA
- the leuC gene encoding 3-isopropylmalate dehydratase large subunit has protein sequence MGRTLAEKVWEQHVVRHAEGEPDLLYIDLHLLHEVTSPQAFDGLRLAGRSVRRPDLTLATEDHNVPTTPGPIVDPVSLTQVETMRKNCADFGVKLFPMGDAEQGIVHIIGPQLGLTQPGMTIVCGDSHTSTHGAFGALAFGIGTSEVEHVLATQTLPLKPFRTMAINVDGALPEGVTAKDIILAVIAEIGTGGGQGYVLEYRGEAIRALSMEARMTVCNMSIEAGARAGMIAPDDTTFDYLKGRDYAPEGADWDAAVAAWRELATDDDATYDAEIDIDASQLSPYVTWGTNPGQGLPLSANVPDPEMLSDDGERTAAERAIEYMGLTPGAPLRDISVDTVFLGSCTNGRIEDLRAAAEIVKGRKVAGSVRMLVVPGSAKVRLQAESEGLDKVFTDAGAEWRLAGCSMCLGMNPDQLSPGERSASTSNRNFEGRQGKGGRTHLVSPLVAAATAIRGTLSSPADLSN, from the coding sequence GTGGGGCGCACGTTGGCGGAGAAGGTCTGGGAGCAACACGTCGTCCGGCATGCCGAGGGCGAACCGGATCTGCTCTACATCGACCTGCACCTGCTGCACGAAGTCACCAGCCCGCAGGCGTTCGACGGGCTCCGGCTCGCCGGCCGCAGTGTGCGCCGGCCGGACCTCACCCTTGCGACCGAGGACCACAACGTGCCCACCACGCCGGGGCCGATCGTCGACCCGGTCAGCCTGACGCAGGTGGAGACGATGCGGAAGAACTGCGCCGACTTCGGCGTGAAGCTCTTCCCGATGGGCGACGCCGAGCAGGGCATCGTGCACATCATCGGTCCGCAGCTGGGCCTGACCCAGCCCGGTATGACGATCGTCTGCGGTGACAGCCACACCTCCACGCACGGCGCCTTCGGCGCCCTCGCGTTCGGCATCGGCACCAGCGAGGTCGAGCACGTGCTCGCCACCCAGACGCTGCCGTTGAAGCCGTTCAGGACCATGGCGATCAACGTCGACGGCGCACTGCCCGAGGGCGTCACGGCGAAGGACATCATCCTGGCCGTCATCGCCGAGATCGGCACCGGCGGCGGCCAGGGCTACGTGCTCGAGTATCGCGGCGAGGCGATCCGCGCGCTGTCGATGGAAGCGCGGATGACGGTGTGCAACATGTCGATCGAGGCCGGCGCACGCGCCGGGATGATCGCCCCCGACGACACCACCTTCGACTATCTGAAGGGCCGAGACTACGCGCCGGAGGGTGCCGACTGGGACGCCGCCGTCGCCGCGTGGCGCGAGCTGGCGACCGACGACGACGCGACCTACGACGCGGAGATCGACATCGACGCGTCGCAGCTCTCGCCCTACGTCACCTGGGGGACCAACCCCGGCCAAGGACTGCCGCTGTCGGCGAATGTCCCTGACCCCGAGATGCTTTCGGACGACGGTGAGCGCACCGCGGCCGAGCGCGCGATCGAATATATGGGCCTGACGCCGGGCGCACCGCTGCGCGACATCAGCGTCGACACGGTCTTCCTCGGCTCCTGCACCAACGGCCGCATCGAGGACCTGCGGGCTGCGGCCGAGATCGTCAAGGGCCGCAAGGTGGCCGGCAGCGTGCGGATGCTCGTCGTGCCCGGCTCGGCCAAGGTCCGGCTGCAGGCCGAATCCGAAGGCCTGGACAAGGTGTTCACCGATGCCGGTGCCGAATGGCGGCTCGCCGGTTGCTCGATGTGTCTCGGCATGAACCCCGACCAGCTGTCGCCGGGGGAGCGCAGTGCGTCCACTTCCAACCGCAACTTCGAGGGGCGGCAGGGCAAGGGCGGCCGCACCCACCTGGTGAGCCCGCTGGTGGCGGCGGCGACCGCGATCCGCGGCACGCTGTCCAGCCCGGCCGACCTGTCCAACTAG